In Vibrio pomeroyi, the genomic window TCAAGCCTTCCCAAACGTAAGGCTGTTCAAGAACTTTCACTGCATCCATCAGTAATACGCCGCCGTTAGCTCGGTGTAAGCTACCTGCGCGAATCAGCGAGAAGTCGGTAAATACGGTGCCTTTGAACGTCGCCGTTTCTACATAGCCAAACAGAGAGTGATAATTCGGATTCTCTTCCACCACGATTGGCAGAGTGTCTTCCTTTTGGCTCACAATCACGTTGACCTTGTAACGACGCGGCATTTTCTTATCCAGAGAAGCGGTCGCCACTTCGGCTTGTTCAGTGCTCTCTTCTAAGAAGATATCAGCGTTATCGACAATGTCTTTACGCAGTGCCGTGAGGTACTTTTTGATGTCTGGATATTGGCTGTAATCTTGCTTCAACTGCTTGATGAAGTGAGTGATAACATCGCGCGCCGTATCATCATTCAGCTTTTGGATTTTCTCAGTGTAGGTCTCTTCCAGCTCGGTCAGTTCACGAGAAATGGTGCGCAGACCCACTTCCAAGGCATCAATGGTTTTATCGAACTGGTCTTGTTCTTCTTCCGACAACAGATCGAAGCTCTCTTCGGTATGAAGATCATCGCCATTCATCGCCACAAACTGGTAATCACCCTGAGTGGTGATCGTCAGGTTGATGCCTTTCTCTTTCGCTTCTCGGCTGATGCTTTCTAGCGCGGCTTGTTGCTTGGCTGCTAACTGGTTTTTCAGCCTATCAGCACGGCTAAAGTACATCTCGTTATCAAACGCAAGAGGCATACCTTTCAGCAATTTACGCATCAGCTTTTCAATGTCTTGCTTTAAGCTGCTGCCGACACCTCTTGGTAACTTAAGTACCTTAGGTGTACGAATATCTTCAAAGTTCGCGATATAACACCAATCAAAAAGCTCCTGAACTTCTTGAGGGTGTCGGTTTAGATAGCGCAAGATCATGGTGCGTTTACCGAGACCATTTCGCCCTATCGCATAAATGTTGTAACCCTTTTCCTTGATTGACATCGCGAACTCAACGGCCTTTTGAGCACGTTCTTGCCCGACGATCTCGTCAATTGGAGCCAGTTCTTTGGTCGACTTACATGGTAACTTCTCGAGTTCTGCTACCTGATACAGCTGTTCTGTATTGAGTCTTTGAATCGCCATCGCCGCCTCCTTAGTCCTTCATTACTTGGGTGTAGATAAAATCAGTGTAGATGTAATTTCCTATAAATTTAGTGACTTACGCTACACAGCTGTTCAACTGAACAAATAACACACAATTTAGCGCATTTTTACGAATATCGAGGGTTTTAATTCACCAACTTAACATGTGAATGATTTTAATTTGCAATTGATAATAAATATCATTAACATTTTCAGATATTGTAAATTGAGGATGTGGACATGGAAATTGAACGATGCTGGATGCACTACCTAAAAGCTGAACAGTTAATGGAGCAAGGTCACTGGCCAGAAGCACAACGCCTTTATGGTGATGTTCTCAATTCTCTTCCACATCACATCCAAGATGCGGCATACCAAAGCGATATTAAACCCTGCCAATTTGCTTGCCTACTTGCAGGGCTGAGAGATGCGAGTGTTGCTCAATCTGAGATTCTCAACCGTTTAGGACAGCATCAACAAGCCTTTGATACCTTGAACCAGTCTTACGCACTGATGCAATTTATCTCGCTTGAAAGCACTGAGTTGATTCAACGTACCTATGGGCTATTGGAAAAGCAGAGTGAAGACCTGCTCAATCACCTGATTGCTTTTTGCAGTGCTCAGCGCAGTTCGCATTGGATGCTCGAACTAGAACAAATTCAACGTGCTCATCACCATTTTGGGCAACTAAAAACAACGTCAGAAGTTCAATCTTCACCTAATGTCTTAAATTGATAAGGATATATCATGTCGGACCGGGCCATTCTTAAAGTTAATAACCTCTCCGTAAGTTTCAAAACCAATGATGGAATCATTGATGCGGTCAAAAAGGTTAACTTTACCCTTAACTCAAGCGAAACCTTGGCCATTGTTGGTGAATCAGGTTCAGGTAAATCCGTCTCTTCCAACGCGCTAATGCGCTTGCTGCCTGATAACGCGATTATCGATCAGCAATCAGACATCGAGTTTGAAGGTCAATCGATTCTTGGCAAGACTGAGCGAGAAATGCAGTCGATTCGTGGCGATAGAATCGGCATGATCTTTCAGGAGCCAATGACCTCTTTGAATCCATACCTACGTGTCGGTACTCAAGTGGCGGAAGCCATTATGTGTCACCGTAAGGTATCGAAATCAAAAGCAAAACAGCGTGTGTTAGAGCTGTTTAATCTTGTGCATTTACCTATGCCAGATCAGGCTTACACCAAGTACCCGCATGAGTTTTCTGGTGGTCAGCTACAACGAATCATGATCGCGATGGCGCTGATCAATGAACCCGATATTCTGATTGCAGACGAACCTACAACAGCATTAGACGTGACCGTTCAGGCTGAAGTACTTTCTCTTATCAAAGAGATACAAGGCAAAATGGGCATGGCGATTCTGTTCATCACCCATGATTTAGGTGTGGTGAAACACTTTGCTGACCGCGTGCTGGTGATGTGTAAAGGTGAGTTGGTCGAAGAAGGGCTGACTCAAGAGCTCTTCGATAGCCCTAAACACGATTACACACGCATGCTGATTAACTCAATTCCGAAAGGCGCGAAGGTTCCTGTTGAAGCATCTGCTCCAGAACTGCTTTGTGCAGAAGATATTCGCGTGAAATTCTTGATCAAATCTCACTTTATCCAAAGTAAGAACCAGTACTTCGAAGCGGTGAAAGGCATTTCGTTGAAGCTGAAACAAGGCGAAACCTTAGGTATTGTCGGTGAATCAGGTTCCGGTAAATCGACCCTTGGACGAGCTTTGATCGGCTTGCTACCAAGTAGTGGGCGTATTGTCTACAAAGGCCAAGACGTCAGCTTATTGAACGACAAAGA contains:
- a CDS encoding ABC transporter ATP-binding protein, whose product is MSDRAILKVNNLSVSFKTNDGIIDAVKKVNFTLNSSETLAIVGESGSGKSVSSNALMRLLPDNAIIDQQSDIEFEGQSILGKTEREMQSIRGDRIGMIFQEPMTSLNPYLRVGTQVAEAIMCHRKVSKSKAKQRVLELFNLVHLPMPDQAYTKYPHEFSGGQLQRIMIAMALINEPDILIADEPTTALDVTVQAEVLSLIKEIQGKMGMAILFITHDLGVVKHFADRVLVMCKGELVEEGLTQELFDSPKHDYTRMLINSIPKGAKVPVEASAPELLCAEDIRVKFLIKSHFIQSKNQYFEAVKGISLKLKQGETLGIVGESGSGKSTLGRALIGLLPSSGRIVYKGQDVSLLNDKERHKLKKDVQMVFQDPYGSLSPRMTVGEIITEGLTVHQPHLSKQERLERARKALIEVRLEPNSINRYPHEFSGGQRQRIAIARALILEPSFILLDEPTSALDRSVQLTVIDLLKDIQAKHNIGFLFISHDLSVVKALSDRVLVMQKGEVMEEGAAEEIFNAPKNDYTKKLIAASFDLENKSEKNAA